The sequence below is a genomic window from Corallococcus silvisoli.
GCGGACGCAGCCGAAGGCGTCGGCGGTGCTGCGGCTTCCGGACGAAAGCCGGGTGCGGCTGTCCGCGGGGTCGGACGTCGTGTTCGCCCGCGCGGAGTCGAACGCGGTGCACCTGACCGTCCACCAGGGACGACTCTCCGTCAGCGCTTCGCACGTGAAGCGGGAGGTGTTCCTCGTGGAGTCCGCGGGCCTGCGCGTCTCCGTCGTGGGGACGGTCTTCTCGGTGGAGCGCACCGTGCGTGGCGCCGCGGTGGCGGTGCTCGAAGGGCGCGTGCGCGTGGATGCGGATGGGCAGCCGCCGCGCTTCGTGGACGCGGGCGAGCGCGTGGAGCTCTCCGGCGCGCAGGGAGTAATGAAGCCTCGCACGCTCTCCGCCGAGGACCGGCAGGCGTTCCGCGACCTGCGGGCCGCCGAGCCGGGCCCCGTGGTCGTGAGCCTCGCGCCCCTGCCGAAGGCTCCGTCCCGGGTGGGCACGAGCACCGCGCCACGCCAATCCGTTGGTACGGGTGCCAATCCCATGGAGGCGCCGTCCCACGCGCCGGCAAGCGACGCGGCACTTCACCCGTCCGTCGCCACCAGGTCCCCCACTCAGGATGGCTCAACGCCCGCGCCCGGCGCGGAGGATGCGGCCTCCGCCCCGGAACAGCGGGACACGGTGGCCCCCTCCGAGACTCCCCAGGCCATCGCCAGCAGCCCGAAGCCCGCGCCGCCGCCGGACCGCACCGTGGCCGCGCCTCCGAGCGCCCCGTCCCCGGCCGATGACTTCGTGCCCTACCCCGGCTCGACAGGTGCCGCGCTCGCGGCCTCCTCGCCCCTGCCGACGCCGGGTGACGTGCGGGCTCCGTCGATCGCCCCCTCCACTCCCGTGGAGCCGCGCAAGCGCAAGACGCTGGGCGCGCTCGTTCCAGGGGGCCTCCTGTCGGAGGACTCGGATGAGCGCTTCCTCGGATACGCCAAGGTGCAGTCGTCCGGCTCGACCTGCGGCCGTTTCCTCGTCGGACTCGGGGAGATTGCCCAGGCCAGCCCACGCATGAGCCACCGGGAACAGGCCCGCGTCCTGCGCGGCCGATGCTTCACGAAACTCCACCAGCCCTCGGACGCCGAGGACGAGTTCCGCCAATACCTTCGCGAGTTCCCCACCGGCCGCTACGCCACCGAGGCGCGCACCGCCCTGGGGATGTCCGCCGAGGCTCCGCCTTCCACGCCCCCGCAGCCCCCCGCGCCGCTCCCGGCACCCACGCCCACCCCGCCCCGGTGGAACGGAGGAACGGGCGCGCCCCAGCAGGTGCCCGTCAGCCCCGGGGTTCCTCGTCGCTGGTGAACTCCGCGTCCACCTCGCCCCCCTCACTCCGGGGGCGGCGGAAGGTGTCGGGGCCCTCCGCGGCGGGCTCCACCTTGGCGGGCGTCTCCTGCGTCTCGAAGCGCCGCCCGTCCTGGAAGGGGTCCTCGCCCGGAACCGGCCCGACGCCACCGACCTGGGTGAAGCGCACGGAGCCCGACAAGAGGGTCTTCTCCAGGGAGCGCCGCACCCGCGCCGTCACCCACCGGCGCACCGGCGGCACCATCAGCGCCAGCCCCATCACGTCCGAGATGAACCCCGGCGCGATGAGCAGCGCACCGCCCACCATCACCAGCACGCCGTTGAGCAACCCCTCCTCGGGCACGCCGCCTCCGGCCATGGCTTCACGCCAGTTGCGGAACACCCGCTCGCCCTGCCTCCGGGCGATGAGGCTCCCCAGCACGGCGGAGGCCGCCAGCAGCGCGAGCGTGGACCCCAGCCCGATGTGATGCCCGAGCGTGATGAGCAGATACAGCTCCGCCAGGGGCAACAGGATGCAACCGATGACGAGGACCTTGAGCACGCTGGCACGTTAACGCCAGATTCACTCCCGCGCCCATTGTCAGACGGACACTCCGTGCTCCCGCGTCCCCGAGCGCCCACCAGGGTCCTCGCCGCCCCCTCCAGGGCCAGGCCCCCCGGACTCACTCCCCGTTGAGCTTGTCCATCAGGTACCGCATCACGAAGAAGAGGATGGCGAAGCCGCCCACCGCGAAGAGCACCAGCCGCGTCGGCATCGCCATGCCCTCGGACGACAGGCGCCGGTCCAACCGCTCCGCCCGGGCCATCGCCTCCGCCAGGCCGGGGGTGGTCTCCATGGGCTTCGCGGTGCGCGCGTACGCCTCCGTGCGCAGGTACTGCGCCACGACCTGCTCGGTGTCCGCGGCCGTCAGGACCTGTCCCAGCTGTGGATCAAACAGGCGCGCCCCCGCCTCGCGGGCCAGGATGGCGGCCTCCGCCAGGACCTCGCGGAGGAGGTCCGGCCGGGCCTCCAACGGCACGCGCAGCTCCGTGCCCACCACGCGCTTTCCATCGCGCAGCGGGAGCACCTCGACGCCGCCATGCGCCAGGAGCCACTCGCGCACGCCCTCCGGGCGGACGGCCCCTGGGCGCGCCGCCAGCAGGGCATCCACCCGTCCCGCGTCGAAGGGGGCGCCTGGCGCCCCCGCCTGAAGGACCAACTCGTATCTCACGCGGGTTGCGAGTATACGCCGCGCGGTCCCTCCCCGCCCTTTTCCTCAGAGAACGCCTCGATGAAGCCCTCCCCTCCCCCTCGCTCCGGCCGCCCCGGTGCCCCTCCCCCCGGACGCGGGAAGCCCGGTCAGCGCCCGGAGAAGATGCGCGCGGACCGCACCTCGCCCGAGCTGGGGCCGGACGGCACGCCCCAGGTGATGCTGCTGCGCCGCGGGTCGGACCGGTGGCTCGCGGGCCCGCCGTGGATCTACCGCGCGGACCTCAACGGCGACCCCGGCCTCCAGGGCGGCGAGGTCGTGCGCGTGGTGGACGGCCGCGGCTGGTTCATGGGCAAGGCCTTCTATTCGAAGCAGTCGAAGATCTCCCTGCGCTGGCTCACCAACGACGACGTCGCGGTGGACGAGGACTTCTTCCGCCAGCGCCTCCAGTCCGCGGAGCGGCTGCGCAAGCTGGCGCTGCCCGGTGAGACGACGTACCGGCTGGTGCACGGCGAGGCGGACGGCCTGCCCGGGCTCGTGGTGGACCGCTACGGCGACTACCTGAGCGTGCAGTTCCTGGTCCCCGCGATGGAGCAGCGCAAGGCGCTCATCGCGGACCTGCTGGAGGAGCAGTTCCACCCCAAGGGCATCGTCAACCGCTCCGACGTGAGCGTGCGCCACCTGGAGGGCCTCACGCCGGAGAAGGGCCTGCTGCGAGGCGCCCTGCCCCCGGGCCCCGTCTCCTTCGACGAGGGCCTGGTGCGCATGCGCGCCGACCTCCTCGACGGCCAGAAGACGGGCGCCTTCCTGGACCAGCGTGAGAACCACGTGATGGCGGCGCACTACGCCTTCGGCGACGCGCTGGACTGCTTCAGCTACGTGGGCGGGTTCGCGCTCCAGCTGGCCACTCGCGCCAGGCACGTCACGGCGGTGGAGATCTCGGACGCGGCCTCCGCGCAGCTGCGCGACAACGCCCAGGCCAACAAGCTCACCAACCTGGACGTGGTGACGGCCAACGCGTTCGACTTCCTGCGCGACGCGGTGGACGAGGGCAAGCGCTACGACACCATCGTGTTGGATCCGCCCTCGTTCGCGAAGAACAAGGACGCCATCCCGGCGGCGGTGCGCGGCTACAAGGAACTCAACCTGCGCGCCTTCCAGCTCCTGCGCCCCGGCGGCATCCTGGTGACCGCGAGCTGCACGTACCACGTGGACGAGCAGTCCTTCGAGGAGATGCTCGCCTCCGCGGCGTCGGACGCGAAGCGCCGGGTGCAGATCATCGAGCGCCGGGGCGCGGGCCGCGACCACCCCGTCCTCCTCAACCTGCGCGAGACGCGGTACCTCAAATGTTTCGTGCTGCGCATGCTGTGAGTTAGGGTACGACCCATGGGGTCCGCCCACCGGGCCCCGACGTGCGAGAATGGTTCAGGCATGGCACGCGGGGAATGGGACGACGCAGACGACGAGGCCCCCGCGACCGGTACGCGGGCGCTGGAGCGTGCCATGCAGGAGACGCGCACCGTCTACCGTCAGGCGGACGCGGCCTACGCCCCGTACTCGTGCGCGGCGAGCGGCGAGTGCTGCCAGCTGGCCGTGACGAAGCGACAGCCCTGGTTGTGGCTCCCGGAGTGGGAGGTGCTCACGCGGGGACGCCCCCTCCCGCCGCTCCGCGCCGACGGCGGCTGTCCATTCCTGGACGCCGCGGGCAAGCGCTGCACGGTGTACGCGGACCGGCCCTTCGGCTGCCGGACGTTCTTCTGTTCGCGCATCCAGGGCCCCGCCCGTCAGCCCTCCGATGAGGTGACGCGGCTGCTCCTGCGGCTGGAGCGGATCTCGCAACGCGTCATGCCGTCGCTCCAGGGCCCACGGCCCCTCCTGGAATGGTATGCGGGGGTCAACACCGCCCCGGCCCGGGAGGAACCATGAAGTCCATGCTGCTGACGCGGTGGCGGAACGCCCACCTCAGTCCCCCCGTGTCCGCGAGGACGTACCGCGCCCGTCGCGCGCCCGCGGCGCCGTGTTCGCGGCAGGCCTGCTCCACGCGGTCCGAGCCCGTGGGTGTCCGAACGTGATCCGCCCACGCTGGCTCCTCGCGCCCCAGGAGTTCAAGGGCACCCTGAGCGCGGCCGAGGCCGCGGACGCCATGGCGGAGGGGCTGCGTGAGGCCTCCCTGGACGTGGTGCTGGACGTGGCGCCGCTGGCGGACGGAGGTCCGGGGACGCTGGATGCGCTGCTCGCGGGGGCTCGGGGTGAGCGGCGGCGGCTCACGGTGCGCGGTCCCCTGGGCGCGCCGGTGGAGGCCTGCTGGGCGCGGCTGGACGACGGGCGCACGGCGGTGGTGGAGATGGCGCAGGCGTCGGGCCTCGCCCTGGTGCCGCCGGAGCAGCGGGACGCGCGGGCCGCATGCACCCACGGCACCGGGGAGCTGATGCGCGCGGCGCTGGACGCGGGCTGCGAGCGGCTCATCGTCGGCCTGGGTGGCAGCGCCACCACGGATGGAGGCAAGGGCGCGCTGGAGGCCCTGGGCTTCCGCTTCCTGGACGCGGACGGGGCGCCCCTTCCGCCGGGAGGAGCGAGCCTCGCCCGGCTCGCGCGCGTGGAGGCGGACGGGAAGCACCCGCGCCTGGGGCAGGTGGAGTTCCTGGTGGCCACGGACGTCACGACGCCCCTGCTGGGCGAGGACGGCGCCGCGCGCCTCTTCGGTCCGCAGAAGGGCGCGGATGCCGCCGCGGTGCAGGAGCTGGAGGCGGCGCTGGCGACGTTCTGCCGTCTCGTGGACGAAGGCGCCGCGGCCCTCCCTGGCGCGGGCGCGGCGGGCGGGCTGGGGTATGGGCTGGCGGCGCTCGCGGGCGGGAAGCTGACGTCCGGCTACGACCTGGTGGCGCGGGCGCTGGGGCTGGAGCGGCGGGTGCTGCTCGCGGACCTGGTGCTCACCGGGGAAGGCCGGTTCGACCGGCAGACCGCGCTGGGCAAGGGCCCCGTGGCGCTCGCGAGGCTGGCGCGCGCGCAGGGCACCCACGTGGTGCTCTTCGCGGGCACCGTGCAGCGCGACAACGGTCCGGAGCTGTCCCTGTTCCAGGAGGTGGTGGAGCTGAGCGGACAGGCCCGCCCTGGCGCCGACGCGCGGGAGACGCTGCGCGAGGCCACCGCGCGCTGGGCGCTCGCGCGGCTGGGCCGGTAGCGGCGCGTCGGACAGGGGCGCCCCTCCAGCCCCATCCGATGGACGCCGCGCTCGCGCTACGGCGCCAGGGGATCCGTCGTCCGCACCACGCGCATCCCGGCGGCCCGGAAGCCCTCCAGCGCCTCCTTCGCCACGCGGGGGAAGTCCAGGCCCGCGGGCAGCGGCTCCAACGGCGGCGCGGGCACGGGGCTCATCGCGTCCTCCAGGATGTGGATGCGCTGGAGCTTCGACGGATCCGTGCGCTCCAGGGACTGCTGCAGGTCCCGCAGCGTGGACAGCACGCAGTGGGAGCTGGCCTGCCCGAAGACATACACGCGGTCGAACGACAGCAGGTGCTCCAGCAGCCGCGCGTTGAACTCGCCCACGCGCTGGCCCTTCACCTCCGTCACCTCCGGCGCCATCACGGAGTAGTTCTCGGTCAGCGGGTGCTCGCCCTTCAGCTCGAAGTGCGTGGGCGTGTCCCGCACGAGCGCGTGGAAGAGGCTCGCCTCGTACATCGCCGGCACCAGCGCGTGGCTCTGTCCGCCCAGCAGCGCGTGGTACGGCCAGATGGTCAGCACGTACCGTCCACTCGCCTCCAGCGCCTCGCAGTACGCCAGGCTCTCCTCCGGGAAGCGCGTCGCCGTCCAGCGGCCGTCCCGCACGTCCCGCGCGGTGATGACCGTCATGGGCGGGGGCGGGCGTCCCCGCGCGTCCCGCCACCACGCCGGATGGAAGATCTGGAAGGCCCGGTGCGTGTCCAGCGAGAACACCAGCCCCGTGAGCCGGTCCAGGTTCGCGTACAGCCAGCGCAGCGTGCGCTGCGTGTCCTCCACCGCGCCCGGCACGAAGAGGCTCGCGCCGGGCGTGCAGAAGGCCACCTGCGCGTCGATGCCGAACGCCGCGATGCGCAGGCCGTCCTCTCGGGCCGGACGGACGCGGTGCTCGGCGGCGTAGCGCAGGGCCTCCTCGGAGACCTCGGCCACGCGCTCCAGGTAGAGCTGGCCCGCTCGCGCGTCGTCGTGGAACCGGGGTGGGGGCAGCGACATGACGTCCTCTCCAGGACCGCCTGGAGCCGCCCACTCCCGGACCCCGGGAAGCGTCAGCGGCCCTGCGGGAAGTGGCGCCGGGTAATCGACTCCACCAGCGCCGTCGTGGCCGAAGTGTAGCCGATGCGCTGCTCCTCCGCCGTGAGGCCTTCGGCGCCCATCAGCGACGGCGCCGCGGCGGCCGCCTCCATCAGGGGGAAGTAGCCCTGGGGCGTCGCCTCCCCTGCCTGCCCCACCAGCCCCAGCGGCCCGGAGCCGGTGCGGCGGCGGAAGAGGACCGGCGTGCCCGGCACGCTCTGCTTGCCCTCCGCCAGCTCGTTGCCGAACTTCATCACCGGCGTCGCCCCTGAACACGACAGCTTGTAGATGGCCGCCACCCGGTCACGCGTCAGCGCGTGGGACAAGGTCCGCGCCACGATGTGGCCCCCGTAGCCGTAGAACTGCGCGGTCGGCTCCCAGCCCACCTGCTTGCGCAGCTCCTCGAAGTCGCGCGTCATCTGCGCGTCCAGGCCGTCCTCCAGGATGATGACCGGCCGGATGTCCAGGTCCTTCGCGCGCGTCACCGCGTACAGGTACTGGAGCCGCTTGTTGCCGGAATCGAACCGGATGGAGTCCCCGCCCTGCGGCTCCTCGGAGATGAGCTTGAAGGCCGCCGGAATGCCGGAGGTGAGCGTGTCGAAGGTGTCCAGCAGGTAGCTGGAGCGCTGCGGCCGGCGCTCGTGCATCGCGCGGTAGGCCGCGTCGTCGGAGCCGTAGCGCTGCACGTGCTCGTGGCCCATCGTGCCCACGGGGATCATCCCCAGCGCCCGCGCGCCCTCCACGTTGCTCGTGCGCTGCACGCCCACGTCCTGG
It includes:
- a CDS encoding class I SAM-dependent rRNA methyltransferase; this translates as MKPSPPPRSGRPGAPPPGRGKPGQRPEKMRADRTSPELGPDGTPQVMLLRRGSDRWLAGPPWIYRADLNGDPGLQGGEVVRVVDGRGWFMGKAFYSKQSKISLRWLTNDDVAVDEDFFRQRLQSAERLRKLALPGETTYRLVHGEADGLPGLVVDRYGDYLSVQFLVPAMEQRKALIADLLEEQFHPKGIVNRSDVSVRHLEGLTPEKGLLRGALPPGPVSFDEGLVRMRADLLDGQKTGAFLDQRENHVMAAHYAFGDALDCFSYVGGFALQLATRARHVTAVEISDAASAQLRDNAQANKLTNLDVVTANAFDFLRDAVDEGKRYDTIVLDPPSFAKNKDAIPAAVRGYKELNLRAFQLLRPGGILVTASCTYHVDEQSFEEMLASAASDAKRRVQIIERRGAGRDHPVLLNLRETRYLKCFVLRML
- a CDS encoding FxsA family protein, coding for MLKVLVIGCILLPLAELYLLITLGHHIGLGSTLALLAASAVLGSLIARRQGERVFRNWREAMAGGGVPEEGLLNGVLVMVGGALLIAPGFISDVMGLALMVPPVRRWVTARVRRSLEKTLLSGSVRFTQVGGVGPVPGEDPFQDGRRFETQETPAKVEPAAEGPDTFRRPRSEGGEVDAEFTSDEEPRG
- a CDS encoding nicotinamidase, with the translated sequence MSLPPPRFHDDARAGQLYLERVAEVSEEALRYAAEHRVRPAREDGLRIAAFGIDAQVAFCTPGASLFVPGAVEDTQRTLRWLYANLDRLTGLVFSLDTHRAFQIFHPAWWRDARGRPPPPMTVITARDVRDGRWTATRFPEESLAYCEALEASGRYVLTIWPYHALLGGQSHALVPAMYEASLFHALVRDTPTHFELKGEHPLTENYSVMAPEVTEVKGQRVGEFNARLLEHLLSFDRVYVFGQASSHCVLSTLRDLQQSLERTDPSKLQRIHILEDAMSPVPAPPLEPLPAGLDFPRVAKEALEGFRAAGMRVVRTTDPLAP
- a CDS encoding glycerate kinase, producing the protein MIRPRWLLAPQEFKGTLSAAEAADAMAEGLREASLDVVLDVAPLADGGPGTLDALLAGARGERRRLTVRGPLGAPVEACWARLDDGRTAVVEMAQASGLALVPPEQRDARAACTHGTGELMRAALDAGCERLIVGLGGSATTDGGKGALEALGFRFLDADGAPLPPGGASLARLARVEADGKHPRLGQVEFLVATDVTTPLLGEDGAARLFGPQKGADAAAVQELEAALATFCRLVDEGAAALPGAGAAGGLGYGLAALAGGKLTSGYDLVARALGLERRVLLADLVLTGEGRFDRQTALGKGPVALARLARAQGTHVVLFAGTVQRDNGPELSLFQEVVELSGQARPGADARETLREATARWALARLGR
- a CDS encoding nicotinate phosphoribosyltransferase; translated protein: MPQSLLATDGYKFSMAEAGWPLRKETFYYSHRKGGPQVMPLDLEAWVRQLLPVPQPEDYAFLAQHDYEMGVGFKASILRTERLSVRAIPRGAVFLPREPILTLTGPSSLVSWLEPLLLQLNYRIQVATQALQDRDALARALATVTCEEEKRIALETLDQVGVRAVPIRVDSEGYQQRVRAQVKELVDIVEDPARIFEVGLRAATCLEQHTLALRACQDVGVQRTSNVEGARALGMIPVGTMGHEHVQRYGSDDAAYRAMHERRPQRSSYLLDTFDTLTSGIPAAFKLISEEPQGGDSIRFDSGNKRLQYLYAVTRAKDLDIRPVIILEDGLDAQMTRDFEELRKQVGWEPTAQFYGYGGHIVARTLSHALTRDRVAAIYKLSCSGATPVMKFGNELAEGKQSVPGTPVLFRRRTGSGPLGLVGQAGEATPQGYFPLMEAAAAAPSLMGAEGLTAEEQRIGYTSATTALVESITRRHFPQGR
- a CDS encoding YkgJ family cysteine cluster protein → MARGEWDDADDEAPATGTRALERAMQETRTVYRQADAAYAPYSCAASGECCQLAVTKRQPWLWLPEWEVLTRGRPLPPLRADGGCPFLDAAGKRCTVYADRPFGCRTFFCSRIQGPARQPSDEVTRLLLRLERISQRVMPSLQGPRPLLEWYAGVNTAPAREEP
- a CDS encoding FecR domain-containing protein, translating into MASHETQALWALAAGELDAAGKARVEAHVAACGACAAELGRVVEARALLHAAREVEPAVRWDETGARLKAAAAKRMASPERRFLSPWALTFAGACAAVLVLWLGVSLANRPPRETRAPEAVANGPTSRPPPTPPEGAAPGGPARPAVGGQEEAVAARTEARGEQQVASAEQAGTAPTTEAERATGAVLREATGAEHVLTPGMRLRSGMAVRTQPKASAVLRLPDESRVRLSAGSDVVFARAESNAVHLTVHQGRLSVSASHVKREVFLVESAGLRVSVVGTVFSVERTVRGAAVAVLEGRVRVDADGQPPRFVDAGERVELSGAQGVMKPRTLSAEDRQAFRDLRAAEPGPVVVSLAPLPKAPSRVGTSTAPRQSVGTGANPMEAPSHAPASDAALHPSVATRSPTQDGSTPAPGAEDAASAPEQRDTVAPSETPQAIASSPKPAPPPDRTVAAPPSAPSPADDFVPYPGSTGAALAASSPLPTPGDVRAPSIAPSTPVEPRKRKTLGALVPGGLLSEDSDERFLGYAKVQSSGSTCGRFLVGLGEIAQASPRMSHREQARVLRGRCFTKLHQPSDAEDEFRQYLREFPTGRYATEARTALGMSAEAPPSTPPQPPAPLPAPTPTPPRWNGGTGAPQQVPVSPGVPRRW